A part of Methanohalobium evestigatum Z-7303 genomic DNA contains:
- a CDS encoding LSm family protein, which produces MTQNISDDFCESLTNFLGNYIRVITDNAHYRGYCEKVDYSYTNILLKDAVQKTVNGWKHISNLVMIRGESIESIYIEKAYPFDDDEDLILSIEKGEVVHESDSES; this is translated from the coding sequence ATGACTCAAAATATATCTGATGATTTTTGTGAATCACTTACAAATTTTTTAGGTAATTATATCCGTGTAATAACAGATAATGCACATTACAGGGGATATTGTGAAAAAGTGGACTACAGCTATACTAATATATTATTAAAAGATGCAGTACAAAAGACAGTTAACGGCTGGAAACACATTAGTAATCTGGTAATGATAAGGGGCGAATCCATCGAGTCCATCTATATTGAGAAGGCTTATCCTTTTGATGACGATGAAGACCTTATTCTTTCGATTGAAAAAGGCGAAGTTGTTCACGAATCTGATTCAGAAAGCTAA
- a CDS encoding RAD55 family ATPase, which yields MDEDRIPTGIAGLDRVIEGGLRDNTTLLVVGSSGTGKSTFAMQYIMYGLENGENALYVSLEEPPEQILEEAEKLGFDMKKYHERELFFFHTKGEDFKQLVEEQLPALVEANKDYSVRTRVVIDPLTPLIWSISDKKEQRELITKLFYTLKQLGAVLVTTEEHSAPGETIGEDVLIPVYLSDGAVHLTYRPIGGAFNRSLEIIKMRATRHGEEVYPYIFVRGIGVVAKTTPVVSPEDANKYDGMFDKAIKTASDLGASEMFLDKIRYVKKHWSYSFSPKETLQMLFETYGLTQAIKKDDVSGSENVDKDNTSSSQSEQSSNESSQQTTESFDKSDEENKGGEGDTVEIEDLSELEELAG from the coding sequence ATGGATGAAGACAGAATACCCACAGGGATTGCAGGTCTTGACAGGGTAATAGAAGGAGGATTGCGTGACAACACAACACTGCTTGTAGTGGGATCAAGTGGAACAGGTAAATCAACTTTTGCAATGCAGTACATCATGTATGGTCTGGAAAATGGTGAAAATGCTTTATATGTAAGCCTGGAAGAACCACCTGAACAGATTCTTGAAGAAGCCGAAAAACTCGGTTTTGATATGAAAAAATACCATGAAAGAGAACTGTTCTTCTTCCATACAAAAGGAGAAGATTTTAAACAACTGGTAGAAGAACAGTTGCCTGCATTGGTGGAGGCGAATAAAGATTATTCGGTTAGGACAAGAGTTGTTATCGACCCTTTGACACCATTAATCTGGTCTATCAGTGATAAAAAGGAACAACGTGAGCTTATAACCAAGCTTTTTTATACTCTCAAACAACTGGGAGCAGTTCTTGTAACCACTGAAGAACATTCAGCACCCGGGGAAACTATAGGTGAAGATGTATTAATCCCTGTTTATTTATCAGACGGTGCAGTTCATTTAACTTACAGACCTATAGGAGGAGCATTTAATCGTTCACTGGAAATCATCAAAATGCGTGCAACAAGGCACGGAGAAGAAGTGTACCCCTATATATTCGTTCGCGGAATTGGTGTAGTTGCAAAGACAACCCCTGTAGTCTCTCCAGAAGACGCGAATAAATACGACGGCATGTTTGATAAAGCTATTAAGACTGCCTCTGACCTTGGTGCATCGGAGATGTTTCTTGATAAAATACGTTATGTGAAAAAACACTGGTCATATTCATTCTCTCCCAAAGAAACACTCCAAATGCTGTTTGAGACCTATGGTTTGACACAAGCAATCAAAAAAGATGATGTATCAGGTTCGGAAAATGTTGATAAAGATAACACATCTTCCAGTCAAAGTGAACAATCCAGTAACGAATCATCACAGCAGACAACAGAATCCTTTGATAAATCAGATGAGGAAAATAAGGGTGGAGAGGGCGACACTGTTGAAATAGAAGACCTTAGTGAACTGGAAGAATTAGCCGGATAA
- a CDS encoding V4R domain-containing protein, with protein MSDDLPPFMNDESQSPPPIDGGGSFAESMGAFGKMLKIQEKISDQFPKSKVPWSETRKFLKAHDINSIKSTPLYKFHMNLFKKIGLGDMQLVSYAPMHYIFAVPNCPVCSLYPALENQKVCVATSDALHRFFTEDLELECTVEEIECVKDGDKLCKFKVDLQPISAYQIMLDSYDKRILHGERPSELDEADIQQRIDTLTVYKLIENGNLTDIGDAYLQYAGNVDVEEKEFEPPWKKEEELAEIASKKKTFGAAFGEMAQKVQNESDTQQSQSQSQSQSSDTQTQDNESDKSKEAKEESKDTQSFAELFEKMKKKQK; from the coding sequence CCACCATTTATGAATGATGAATCCCAGAGTCCGCCACCAATTGATGGTGGGGGCAGTTTTGCAGAATCAATGGGTGCATTCGGCAAGATGTTAAAGATACAGGAAAAAATTAGTGACCAATTTCCAAAGTCTAAAGTACCGTGGAGTGAAACGCGTAAGTTTCTGAAGGCTCATGATATAAATTCAATAAAATCCACCCCATTGTACAAGTTCCACATGAACCTGTTTAAAAAAATTGGACTGGGTGATATGCAACTGGTATCCTATGCACCTATGCATTATATATTTGCAGTTCCCAATTGTCCGGTTTGCAGTCTGTATCCGGCACTTGAAAACCAGAAAGTCTGTGTAGCCACTTCGGATGCTTTGCACCGGTTTTTTACTGAAGACCTTGAATTGGAATGCACTGTCGAGGAAATCGAATGTGTAAAGGATGGGGATAAACTCTGTAAATTCAAGGTTGACCTGCAACCAATATCAGCATATCAGATAATGCTTGACAGTTATGATAAAAGAATATTACATGGTGAACGTCCATCAGAACTTGATGAAGCGGATATACAGCAAAGAATTGATACACTTACTGTATACAAATTAATTGAAAACGGTAATCTCACAGATATTGGTGATGCCTATCTACAATATGCTGGTAATGTAGATGTAGAAGAAAAAGAGTTTGAGCCACCTTGGAAAAAGGAAGAAGAACTTGCCGAAATCGCGTCAAAGAAAAAGACCTTTGGGGCTGCATTTGGTGAAATGGCACAAAAAGTCCAAAATGAAAGTGATACTCAACAGTCTCAGTCTCAGTCCCAGTCTCAATCATCTGACACACAAACACAGGATAATGAAAGTGACAAATCCAAAGAAGCTAAAGAAGAATCCAAGGATACCCAGAGTTTTGCTGAGCTCTTTGAAAAAATGAAGAAAAAACAAAAGTAA